The Moorena producens PAL-8-15-08-1 genomic interval TAATCTTTCAACTAGCAGACAATCAAAACTTTATTAGTGCATTTTGGGGATGTATTCTTGGAGGATTCATCCCGGTACCAATTTCCGCAACAGGCAATTTGAACAAGCTGCAAAATAGCTGGCAGATGCTAGGAAAGCCATTGGTACTATCAGAGGAAAAGTTAGCTCCAAAACTTCATCAGTGGGCAGAAGAATTAAAGTTAGAAAACTTTCAGATAGAACCCATAGAACCATTAAAAGATTCAGAGGCAGATCGTAATTGGCATAAATCAAAATCAGAGGACTTGGTGCTATTGCTGCTAACTTCCGGCAGTACAGGTATGCCCAAAGCGGTCATGCACAACCACCGTAGTTTGTTAAGCCGTAGTGCATCAACCGTTCAATTCAACGGCTTTAGCAAAGAAGACATTTCCTTAAATTGGTTTAGCCTCGACCATGTTGGGGGAATAGTGATGTTCCATCTGAGGGACGTTTATTTGGGATGTCAGCAAATCCACGCTCCAACAGAACTGGTGTTGCAAGAACCGACACGATGGTTAGATTGGATTTCCCACTATCGAGCCACAATTACTTGGGCTCCAAACTTTGCTTATGGGCTAATTGTGCAAGAACTAGAAAATCGACAAAAGACGGGCGGTCAACCAGAAAATAACCAAGGATGGGATTTGTCCTCTATGCACTTTATTCTCAATGCTGGAGAGGCAATTGTTGCAAAAACTGTCAGGCGATTTTTAGAAGTATTAGGTCAATATCAGCTCCTTGATCGCGCTATGCATCCAGCATGGGGCATGTCAGAAACCTCAAGTGCGGTAACGTTTTCATCTAAATTTCTGCTATCTTCAACCACAGACGAGCAGAAATTTGTCGAAGTAGGATCTCCAGTAGCAGGGTTCGCCATCAGAATAGTAGATAATCAAAACCAGATAGTGAAAGAGACAATGGCGGGTCGAGTACAAGTAAAAGGACTGTCTGTCACATCTGGTTATTATCAAAATACAGAGGCAAACCAAGATGCTTTTACAGAAGATGGTTGGTTTAATACTGGAGACATAGGCTTCCTGCGACAGGGGTGTTTAACAATAACTGGACGGCAAAAAGATATTATCATCATCAACGGTTTAAATTACTATAGCCATGAAATTGAAGCCACAATAGAAGAAATAGAAGGTGTAGAAGTTTCTTATACGGCAGCTTGTGCTGTCAGAGATGCCGAAAGCGATACAGACAAATTAGCCATATTTTTTAACCCAGCCAAAACCGCAAGCGATCGAGAAGCAAATTTGTTAAAGGAAGTTCGCTTACGAGTAGTTGACCGTTTTGGGATTAATCCTGATTATTTGATTCCTGTAGAACGAGACGTTATTCCCAAAACAGCGATCGGTAAAATTCAACGTTCTCAACTAAAACAGCGTTTTGAATCTGGTGAATTTAACACCATTCTCAAACGGGTAGATTTGTTACTATTGAATGTTAATACTATTCCAAGCTGGTTTTACCGAAAGGTCTGGCAAGCCAAAGTCCCTGTTTTTAATCTGTCTTCCCAGATAACTACAACCTTAATATTTAGCGATACTTTAGGGCTAGGAACAGTCTTATCTGAGGAATTAGAAAAACATCACCAGCCCTCTATCCAAGTGTCTGTCGGTGAAAACTTTACCAAAATCAGTGACAATCATTATTCTCTTGTGCCCGACCGAGCAGAACACTATCAGATGCTTTTAGAGCAATTGGCACAAGAAAACAAAACGATTGGCCAGATTGTCTGCCTGTGGGAATACGATCAATATAGAGGTGAAATTTCACACCTAGAAGCGCTGGAGCAGTCACAAAAGCAAGGGTTTTTTCGTTTGCTGTTCTTAGTGAAAGCATTAGAAAAATCTAGGAGTGAAGAGCAGTCGGTACAATTACTGTGGGTATCAAGTTACAGTCAGTCGATAGTACCGAGTGATAAGATAGCCTATGAGAAAGGGACAGTTTTGGGCCTATTGAAAACAATTGGTCAAGAAATGACATGGTTGAACTGTCGCCACATCGATCTGCCAGTACTAGAGGTTGAAGTCAATAAGTCCTACCTTTGGCAAGAACTGGACAATTTTGCCAAAGAAACAGAAGTAGCCTACAGAGACGGAAAACGCTTGGTTTGTGGAATCGAATCTGTAAATCTAGCTGAAGAACCAAAGCAAGAATTACCCTTCATAACAGGTGGTATCTACTTAATCAGTGGAGGGCTTGGAGGTATTGGAACTGAAATTGCTAGTTTCCTACTTAAGAATTATCAAGCACGGTTGCTGATAGTTGGTCGCACTTCTCTACCCGATCAAAATACTTGGCAAACTCATTTAGATAGTGGAAATGCACTGGCAAGGAAAATCCAAGCTTATCAACAATTGCAGCAACTACCAGGGGCAGTCATTTATGAAGATGTAGATATCTGTGATTATGCTCAGTTGCAGCAGCTATTGACAACAACTCTATCCAAATGGGGAGGCCAGCTTGATGGGATTATCCATCTAGCAGGAATTTTCACCGAACAACTATTAGTATCCCAAACCCTAGAAAGTTTCACTGCCGTTCTTCGTCCCAAATTCGTTGGGACTTGGGTCTTACATAAACTACTGCTGGAAGATAATCCTCAAGGTTTGTTTCTTCATTTTTCTTCCATCAATGGCTTCTTTGGCGGTACCACTGTAGGTGCTTATGCTGCTGCCTCTAGTTTTATGGAAGCGTTTTTCGATTACCAGCAGAGCTATACTAGCCTGCAAAGCTACTGCTTATCGTGGAGTATGTGGGATGAAATCGGCATGAGTCTGGGCTATCAAATGAAAGACTTGACCCATGCTAAAGGCTACTTTTCGATTAATAAGGCACAAGGGATGTGCTCTTTATTAGCCGCGTTGTCTCGTGGCCAACATCATTTGTTTGTGGGTTTGGATGGGAGTAAACCCAACATTGAACGTTTAACTATTACCTCAGAACCTCAAAACCTACAGCAGTTAACTGCTTATTTCACCTCCAAGGTCGAACAATTACCAGTTAATCATTTAGAAGCGTTGGAAGTACGCGATCGCTTTGACAGACTCAGCCGTTGTGTGTGGGCACAACTTGCCGAGATGCCTCTAAATGAAACTGGAGAAATTGTTCGAGAAAAGCTGATTGGACTGAGCACAGGTATTGGTCTTTTTGAACAAACAAAACCACGCAACCAAGTAGAACATCAACTCGTTGAAATTTTTCAGCAGGTACTAGAAGTTCCTGTTACTAGTATCCATGACAATTTCTTTGCTCTGGGCGGAAATTCTCTGCTAGCAGTGCAAGTGGTTTCTCGTATACAGCAAACCTTTAATCAAGAGGTTTCTCTGCATATACTGTTTCAATCACCTACAGTTGGTGAACTGGGGCAAACCATAATCAAAGAAAATCTCTTACCAGGGCAAAAATCAGATACTAGTTTACCAACCCTTGTACCTGACCCAGAACAACGCTACGAACCATTCCCTCTAACTGATATTCAACAAGCTTATTGGCTAGGTCGAAATCAAGCCTTTGATTTAGGTAATGTTGCTAGCCATATTTACATAGAGATCGATTCTGAAAACTTAGATATAGAACGCTTAAACCAGGCTTGGCAGAAATTAGTTGACCACTATGATATGCTGCGAGCCGTAGTGTTACCCGACGGACAACAGCAAGTCAAACAACAAGTACCACCCTATCAAATACAAGTTTTTGATTTACAAAACCAGCCAGAACCAGCAGTTAGTGACCACCTCAAGGCAATTCGGGAGCAAATGTCTCACGAAATATTACCCTCTGAGCAATGGCCATTGTTCAAGTTGCAGGCCACTCACTTCAATGAAAAGCACTATCGCCTCCATCTGAGTTTTGATGCTTTAATTGCTGATAGCTGGAGCCTAATGCTACTGGGGCAGTATTGGCTGCAACTGTATCGAGACCCAGAAAGTTCCCTGCCTTCATTGGAACTGTCATTTCGCGACTATGTACTGGCTAAAATAGGGCTGGATGTTACACCACAGTATCAGCGTTCTCAAGATTACTGGTTCGATCGCTTGTCCACTCTCCCGCCAGCACCAGAATTACCCTTTGCCAAGCAGATAGTTGCTCTAGAACAACCGCAGTTTACACGTCGCAGTGGGCGATTAAATGTTGTTGATTGGCAGCGATTAAAAGACAAGGCAAGTCAGGCAAATTTGACTAATTCTACTGTTTTATTAGCTGCTTTTGCTGACATATTAACTTGTTGGAGCAAGAGTTCTAAGTTTACCATTAACCTGACCCTGTTTAATCGCCTACCCTTACATCCCCAAGTTAATGAGGTACTTGGAGATTTCACATCCCTGACGCTCCTAGAAGTTGACAACTCAAAACCGACTCCTTTTATTAAGCGTGCTCAACTGCTACAGGAACAACTGTGGCAAGATTTAGACCACCGTTATGTCAGTGGTGTGGAAGTGCAGCGAGAATTACGCCGCCTCTATGGAAGTTATCAAGCTATGGGGGTTGTCTTTACCAGCGTTCTGGGGGCTGGTATCGAGTCGGAAGAACAATTGTGGGTTAATCAGCTAGGAAAAATGGTCTATAGCATTAGCCAAACCCCTCAAGTCTGGCTAGACCATCAAGTTCTGGAAGAACAAGGGGAATTAATATTTCAGTGGGATATAGTTGAAGAGCTTTTCTGTGAAGGTGTTATTGATAATATGTTCCAGAGTTACACAGATTATCTGCAACACCTGGCAACCTCAGAATCTGCTTGGATGGACTTCTACCCTCAACTCTTGCCAAAAGCCCAACTCCAACAGCTTGCCCAACTCAACCAGATGAGTCTACCTGTTCCCCAACAAACCTTACACGGTCTGTTTCTGCAGCAGGTGGAACAAAATTATCAAGAATTGGCAGTGATTACCCCAGAGCGCTGCTTAACCTATGGAGACTTACACCAACGCGCCTGTAACATCGGGCATTGGTTGCAACAACTGGGAGTTTCGCGCAATAGCTTAGTAGCTGTAGTAATGTTCAAGGGATGGGAACAAGTTGTTGCAGTCTTGGCAATCTTGATGGCTGGTGCGGCCTATGTGCCTATTGACCCCGAACTCCCCCAGGAGCGAAGAGAATTTTTACTGACCCAAGGGGAAGTGAAGGTGGTTCTGACCCAAGAACCTCTGTTAGAACAACTAGCAATACCAGAGGGAATTGAGTGTTTGTCTGTAGATACTTTTGAGTCAAGAAAAAATGATTCAATATCCTTCGTCCCCCTACATAATCCAGAAGATTTAGCCTATGTAATTTATACGTCTGGCTCTACAGGTTTACCCAAAGGGGTGATCATTAAGCATCAAGCAGTAGTAAACACCATCCTCGACATCAACCAGCGATTTAATGTTACAGCTAATGACCGCATATTAGCGGTGTCCGCGTTGAATTTTGACCTGTCAGTATATGACATTTTTGGGCTCTTGGCTGTTGGAGGAACTTTGGTCATCCCATCTGCGATTGATGCTAAAGATCCTGCTCGTTGGTACGAGTTAATTGTTAAACACCAAGTTACATTGTGGAACTCTGTACCCGCACTAATGCAAATGTTAGTTGAGTACTTGTCTGGGCAGATTGACCAGTCCCATGGTCCTCTACGATTAGCATTGCTTAGTGGCGATTGGATACCCCTAACGTTACCAGAGCGAATTAAACAGTTGTGGAGCCAGATCCAAATTGTTAGCTTAGGTGGTGCAACTGAAGCCTCAATTTGGTCAATTTATTATCCGATCGAACAAATTTCCCCTGTAACTAAGAGCATTCCTTACGGTAAATCCCTTGCCAATCAAACTGTTTGTGTCCTCAACGATCTAATGCAGCCTACTCCAGTCTGGGTATGTGGAGATCTTTATATCGGAGGCGTTGGTTTGGCTTCTGGGTATTTATTAGATGAGAAAAAGACAAACGCAAGTTTTATCACTCACCCAGTTACTCACGAACGATTGTACAAAACCGGTGATTTGGGACGATATTTGCCTGATGGTAATATTGAATTTCTTGGGCGCTCAGATTTCCAAGTTAAAATCAATGGCTATCGCGTTGAATTGGGTGAAATTGAGGCGGCATTAAGCGAGCATTCTACTGTCAATGATACTGTTGTTATGGCCCTTGGTGACTCGGAACACAAACGTTTAGTCGCTTATGTTGTCCCCAGTGAACCCTCTGTTGAAAAAGCAAAGCTACCAGGATATAGTTTTCTTGGAGGCCAGATTGACCCAGTCCAAACTAAACAGGTGTTCGGTAAACCTTCAGAGGAAGACAAATCTATTCCACAACAACTACACGAGCATTTACAAGGAAAATTGCCACAGTATATGCTGCCCAATGATTATGTGTTGATGGATGTCTTCCCTTTAACTGCAAATGGGAAAGTTAACCGTAAAGCTCTACCGGCCCCTGAGGTGTCAGTACAAAAAAGAAGTTTCCAGCCCCCCAGTACTCCTATTGAGGAAAAGTTAGCTGACATCTGGGCAACAATATTAGAGTTAGAGGTAAATCAAGTTGGTGTTAATGATAATTTCTTTGACCTTGGTGGCAATTCATTACTTGCGACTCAGTTAACCTCTAGAATTCGAAAACTTTACCAAGTCGATCTACCACTGTCTGACTTTTTTGAAGAACCGACAATTGCTGGTTTGGTTGAACACATTGAAGTGATTAGTTGGATGGATCAAGATATACAATATTCAGAAACCACAAATATAAAGGAGATAGAATTATGAAAAATCAAACAATTGTCAAGTTTCTTTCTCAACTGCGTAAACTTAATATTCAAGTTTCCTCTGATGGAGAAAAATTACGCTGTCAAGCTCCTGAAGATGTGTTAACACCTGAAATATCGCGGCGGATAGCTGAACGCAAACCAGAAATTTTGTCGTATTTGAAACAAGTTAGACAAAAAACAGATAGCAATATTCCACCCGCTATTTCGGTTGTCCCCAGAGACAAAAACTTGCCCCTCTCTTTTTCTCAAGAAAGACTCTGGTTCTTAGACCAACTTGAGGGTTCAACAGCTCCTTACATTCAGCAGGGAGCCATGGAAATAAGCGGGAATCTCAATATCCCAGTCCTCCAGCAAGCCTTTTGTGAAATTATTCGACGCCATGAAGTATTCCGAACCCGCTTTCACTCAGTCAATGGCATACCGATGCAGGTCATTGTTTCCGATACTGCTTTGGAAATATCAGTTGTAGATTTGAAGCATTTACCAAAAACACAACAGAAAACAGAAATAAAACAGTATGCCCAGATACAAGGACAAACCCCCTTTAACCTGTCCGAAGATTTGCTCCTGCGAGTGAGTCTGCTACAAGTATCACAGCAGGACTTTATCATGCTGGTTACCATGCATCACATTGTTACTGATGTTTGGTCAGGTGGAATATTAGTTGAAGAATTATCAGTACTGTATGAGGCTTACAGTCAGGGCAAACCCTCCCCTTTATCCGAGGTATCTATCCAGTATGCTGACTTTGCTTCTTGGCAAAGACAATGGTTATCAGCGGAATTACAACACAAGCAACTGGAATACTGGAAACAGCAATTAGCTAATGCTCCTGCCTTGTTGCAGTTGCCGATCGATAAATCAAGGCCACCAATACAGACTTACGAGGGTAACATTCAAACCTTTGCTGTTGGCCAACACTTGACTAAGCAACTTCAAGAACTTAGCCAGCATTCGGAAACCACCCTTTTTATGACAACGTTCGCAGTGTTTGCTGTGTTTCTGTTTCGCTACAGTGCTCAGAATGATATGGTGATTGGTTCGCTAATTGCTAACCGCAACTATTCAGAAGTAGAATCCCTGATTGGCTTTTTCGCTAATACTCTACCCTTAAGGATGAACCTGCAAGGTAATTTAAGTTTTGAGCAGTTGCTCAGGCAGGTCCGTCAAGTAACGTTGTCAGCATATGCCCATCAAGATGTCCCTTTTGAACAGGTGGTAGAAGCCCTGCAACCAGAGCGTTCTTTGAGTTACGCACCTCTAGTTCAGGTGATGTATCTGTACCAAGATGCTCCAGTGAAGCCTTTAGAGTTATCTGGCGTCACTATCAAACCCTTGCCACAGATACATCCAGGGACATCCAAGTTTGAATTGTCCTTATCAATGGAACAGACAGAATCTGGGCTGATAGGAACCTGGGAATATAATACTGACTTATTTGAAGAACAAACAATTACTAGGATGACGGAAGATTTCCAGACCCTGTTAGCAGCGGTCGTGGAAGCTCCCCAAGAACGTATAGATAAACTGCCTTTGCTGAGTGAGAGAGAACGCCATCAATTGTTAATTGAATGGAATGATACTGCAAGGGAATATCCAACAGATAAATGTATTCATCAATTGTTTGAAGAACAAGTAGAGAAAACACCAGACGCACTAGCGGTGGTCTTTGAAAACGAGCAATTAACTTACCAACAATTAAATCAAAAGGCCAACCAACTAGCACATTACCTGCAAAGTCTGGGAGTGGGACCAGAGGTACTAGTAGGTATTTGTGTAGAACGTTCAGTAGAAATGATAGTAGGACTGTTGGGAATCCTCAAGGCGGGTGGTTCATATGTGCCACTCGATCCTAATCATCCCTTAGAACGGTTAAGTTATATGCTGGCTGATTCAGGAGTTAAGGTTTTGTTAACTCAAGAATCTATGGTTGAGTTATTACCCGTACAGACTGCCCTGGTAGTTGACATCGATCGTGCCAATTGGCAAATGCAAAATACTCAGGAGAACCTTGAGATTGAAGTAAATTCAAGTAATTTAGCTTATGTTATTTACACCTCTGGTTCTACAGGTGTTCCCAAGGGCGTTCAAATTTGCCATAAGAATGTGGTTAATTTTTTGAATTCTATGAGTAATTTTCCAGGTTTAGACCAGGAAGATACTGTCTGTGCAGTTACTACTATTGCCTTTGATATTGCAGCCCTTGAGATATATCTGCCTTTAACAGTAGGAGCAAAAGTTGTTGTCACCTCTCGTGAAATTAGCACTAATGCAGATAGCCTATTATCTGAATTATTAAAGTCAAAGATTACTGTTATGCAGGCAACACCAGCTACTTGGCAAATGCTCTTAACTGCTGGTTGGTCTTCCGATTATCCCCTAAAAGTGTTATGTGGTGGTGAAGCATTAACAGCTCAACTAGCCAATCGAATTCTAGAAACTGGTAGCGAATTATGGAATCTGTATGGTCCAACAGAGACAACTATATGGTCTGCAATTTACCAGGTACCCGCTAGCACTACAGCAGCTATAAATGGATATGTTCCTCTGTCTATCGGTCAACCAATAGCGAATACCCAAATTTATATTCTAGACTCACATCTAGAGCCAGTCCCTGTTGGTATAGCTGGAGAATTGTATATTGGAGGTGAGGGTTTAGGCAGAGGATATTTTAATCGTCCAGAACTAACTTCAGAAAAATTTATACCAAATCCATTTTCTAATAGCAGATCGGAATGCCTTTACAAAACAGGTGACTTAGCCCGCTACTTGAGTGACGGTAATATAGAATTTATCGGTCGCATTGATAATCAAGTCAAAGTAAGAGGATTCCGAATCGAACTTGGGGAAATCGAATCCATTCTTAATAGCCACTCCCAAATTCAAGAAAGTGTAGTGATTGCACAGGAAGATCCACTTGGGAATAAACGCTTGATAGCCTATATCGTTAGTGAAGATGAATTAATAAAGACTAACCAACTGCGTGAGTTTCTGAAACAAAAGCTACCAGAATACATGGTACCTTCTGCTTTTATGACTTTAGAGACTTTACCGTTAACTCCCAACGGTAAAATAGACCGCAAAGCCTTACTAGCCGTTAATGTTGACTTGAGTCTAGAAGAGCAATACGTAGCACCAAGCACGCCAAATCAAGAAATAATAGCTAATGTTTTCGCTTCAGTTCTTGGACGAGTAAATGTAGGAATATACGATAACTTCTTTGAATTGGGAGGACATTCCCTATTAGCAACCCAGTTAATCTCCCGACTTAGACAAAGCTTTGAAATAGAAATTCCTCTCCGGGCGATCTTTGAATCACCCACTGTAAAGCAATTAGATGGAAAAATAATACAGTTAAGGAGAAATGGAGGTCAATTTACTGCGCCTCCGATCAAACCAAGAG includes:
- a CDS encoding non-ribosomal peptide synthetase, giving the protein MNLVEFLQELSIKGWQIWSEGSQLRYDAPKEESTASVLALLKQHKTEILQLLHDNPDLLDVHPLSYGQQAMWFLWKLAPGSCVYNVSVPVRICSQVDVTAWRQAFQALCQRHLMLSSTFTKLGQVPIQQVHRDQDVDFLQVDASAWSKEELNQRVVEAHKHPFNLEKESAMRVRWFVRSFQEHILLLTIHHIACDGWSLDIIFQELPKLYQAQQTNVPASLPPLKYSYQDYVRAQRKILDSPRGEILWQYWKQKLAGELPTLNLPTDKPRPPIQTYEGAAYHFSLSEKLSQQLIELAQKENVTLYTLLLAVFGVFLYRYTGQEDILVGSPTSGRNRAEEAPIVGFFANSVVMRMSASENLSFKEFITKVQHTVLEAVNYQDYPFPLLVERLLPNRDPSRSPIFQVFFLLQQMSEWRKLLSGEMKTSSDWQGLKLEAFDRPTKECQFDFILEMIQVGSSLGGLIKYSTDLFEEQTIARMVEHFQTLLQAIVTKPTANIDRLPLLTATERQQCLAVGNNLGGKQGQNKVIYQLFEDLFGYPGEVSGNQTQLGEYTEVVPVGWPTDFSVYVLDSYGEPVPPGVTGEVYVGGGNLTESEINRTQQAPVSFVEHPELGSLLKTGERGCLRANGGLELQGFGQRWAWIKGHQVELQAIEKALLAITGVEDCYVIMRQRQLVAYVVTSKSFLSESLHNQLKTELPSYMLPSAYVTVSNLPLTGKGLIDESALAQLEVIDSELVSRWEEQLRSLPEIEQVAVVVQPQVKTLPRLHISDLVPSPPRGRVTDSPQVETDNLIEKDKKNLPQEEVNQLAISQGESLIDLKAQTLGEILQRAALENPTKGLVYIQADGTEFVQSYKNLLEEAQRLLGGLRKLGLKPQDKVIFQLADNQNFISAFWGCILGGFIPVPISATGNLNKLQNSWQMLGKPLVLSEEKLAPKLHQWAEELKLENFQIEPIEPLKDSEADRNWHKSKSEDLVLLLLTSGSTGMPKAVMHNHRSLLSRSASTVQFNGFSKEDISLNWFSLDHVGGIVMFHLRDVYLGCQQIHAPTELVLQEPTRWLDWISHYRATITWAPNFAYGLIVQELENRQKTGGQPENNQGWDLSSMHFILNAGEAIVAKTVRRFLEVLGQYQLLDRAMHPAWGMSETSSAVTFSSKFLLSSTTDEQKFVEVGSPVAGFAIRIVDNQNQIVKETMAGRVQVKGLSVTSGYYQNTEANQDAFTEDGWFNTGDIGFLRQGCLTITGRQKDIIIINGLNYYSHEIEATIEEIEGVEVSYTAACAVRDAESDTDKLAIFFNPAKTASDREANLLKEVRLRVVDRFGINPDYLIPVERDVIPKTAIGKIQRSQLKQRFESGEFNTILKRVDLLLLNVNTIPSWFYRKVWQAKVPVFNLSSQITTTLIFSDTLGLGTVLSEELEKHHQPSIQVSVGENFTKISDNHYSLVPDRAEHYQMLLEQLAQENKTIGQIVCLWEYDQYRGEISHLEALEQSQKQGFFRLLFLVKALEKSRSEEQSVQLLWVSSYSQSIVPSDKIAYEKGTVLGLLKTIGQEMTWLNCRHIDLPVLEVEVNKSYLWQELDNFAKETEVAYRDGKRLVCGIESVNLAEEPKQELPFITGGIYLISGGLGGIGTEIASFLLKNYQARLLIVGRTSLPDQNTWQTHLDSGNALARKIQAYQQLQQLPGAVIYEDVDICDYAQLQQLLTTTLSKWGGQLDGIIHLAGIFTEQLLVSQTLESFTAVLRPKFVGTWVLHKLLLEDNPQGLFLHFSSINGFFGGTTVGAYAAASSFMEAFFDYQQSYTSLQSYCLSWSMWDEIGMSLGYQMKDLTHAKGYFSINKAQGMCSLLAALSRGQHHLFVGLDGSKPNIERLTITSEPQNLQQLTAYFTSKVEQLPVNHLEALEVRDRFDRLSRCVWAQLAEMPLNETGEIVREKLIGLSTGIGLFEQTKPRNQVEHQLVEIFQQVLEVPVTSIHDNFFALGGNSLLAVQVVSRIQQTFNQEVSLHILFQSPTVGELGQTIIKENLLPGQKSDTSLPTLVPDPEQRYEPFPLTDIQQAYWLGRNQAFDLGNVASHIYIEIDSENLDIERLNQAWQKLVDHYDMLRAVVLPDGQQQVKQQVPPYQIQVFDLQNQPEPAVSDHLKAIREQMSHEILPSEQWPLFKLQATHFNEKHYRLHLSFDALIADSWSLMLLGQYWLQLYRDPESSLPSLELSFRDYVLAKIGLDVTPQYQRSQDYWFDRLSTLPPAPELPFAKQIVALEQPQFTRRSGRLNVVDWQRLKDKASQANLTNSTVLLAAFADILTCWSKSSKFTINLTLFNRLPLHPQVNEVLGDFTSLTLLEVDNSKPTPFIKRAQLLQEQLWQDLDHRYVSGVEVQRELRRLYGSYQAMGVVFTSVLGAGIESEEQLWVNQLGKMVYSISQTPQVWLDHQVLEEQGELIFQWDIVEELFCEGVIDNMFQSYTDYLQHLATSESAWMDFYPQLLPKAQLQQLAQLNQMSLPVPQQTLHGLFLQQVEQNYQELAVITPERCLTYGDLHQRACNIGHWLQQLGVSRNSLVAVVMFKGWEQVVAVLAILMAGAAYVPIDPELPQERREFLLTQGEVKVVLTQEPLLEQLAIPEGIECLSVDTFESRKNDSISFVPLHNPEDLAYVIYTSGSTGLPKGVIIKHQAVVNTILDINQRFNVTANDRILAVSALNFDLSVYDIFGLLAVGGTLVIPSAIDAKDPARWYELIVKHQVTLWNSVPALMQMLVEYLSGQIDQSHGPLRLALLSGDWIPLTLPERIKQLWSQIQIVSLGGATEASIWSIYYPIEQISPVTKSIPYGKSLANQTVCVLNDLMQPTPVWVCGDLYIGGVGLASGYLLDEKKTNASFITHPVTHERLYKTGDLGRYLPDGNIEFLGRSDFQVKINGYRVELGEIEAALSEHSTVNDTVVMALGDSEHKRLVAYVVPSEPSVEKAKLPGYSFLGGQIDPVQTKQVFGKPSEEDKSIPQQLHEHLQGKLPQYMLPNDYVLMDVFPLTANGKVNRKALPAPEVSVQKRSFQPPSTPIEEKLADIWATILELEVNQVGVNDNFFDLGGNSLLATQLTSRIRKLYQVDLPLSDFFEEPTIAGLVEHIEVISWMDQDIQYSETTNIKEIEL